In Piliocolobus tephrosceles isolate RC106 chromosome 5, ASM277652v3, whole genome shotgun sequence, a single genomic region encodes these proteins:
- the PTP4A1 gene encoding protein tyrosine phosphatase type IVA 1: MARMNRPAPVEVTYKNMRFLITHNPTNATLNKFIEELKKYGVTTIVRVCEATYDTTLVEKEGIHVLDWPFDDGAPPSNQIVDDWLSLVKIKFREEPGCCIAVHCVAGLGRAPVLVALALIEGGMKYEDAVQFIRQKRRGAFNSKQLLYLEKYRPKMRLRFKDSNGHRNNCCIQ, translated from the exons ATGGCTCGAATGAACCGCCCAGCTCCTGTGGAAGTCACATACAAGAACATGAGATTTCTTATTACACACAATCCAACCAATGCgaccttaaacaaatttatagag GAACTTAAGAAGTATGGAGTTACCACAATAGTAAGAGTGTGTGAAGCAACTTATGACACTACTCTTGTGGAGAAAGAAGGTATCCATGTTCTT gattggcCTTTTGATGATGGTGCACCACCATCCAACCAGATTGTTGATGACTGGTTAAGTCTTGTAAAAATTAAGTTTCGTGAAGAACCTGGTTGTTGTATTGCTGTTCATTGCGTTGCAGGCCTTGGGAG AGCTCCAGTACTTGTTGCCCTAGCATTAATTGAAGGTGGAATGAAATACGAAGATGCAGTACAATTCATAAGACA AAAGCGGCGTGGAGCTTTTAACAGCAAGCAACTTTTGTATTTGGAGAAGTATCGTCCTAAAATGCGGCTGCGTTTCAAAGATTCCAACGGTCATAGAAACAACTGTTGCATTCAATAA